A part of Capsicum annuum cultivar UCD-10X-F1 chromosome 6, UCD10Xv1.1, whole genome shotgun sequence genomic DNA contains:
- the LOC107875599 gene encoding (R)-specific enoyl-CoA hydratase — MLTKRLFSSSSASPNLFKIGSILKQTRTFTDADVLGYSELTHDANPLHFDAECAKDAGFNDRLVPGMLVASLFPRIIAAHFPGAIYVSQTLHFKLPVYIGEEIIAEVQATSIRRMKNKYIAKLSTKCIKCNGPLVIDGEATAMLPSLVIEPPNLASASS, encoded by the exons ATGCTTACAAAACGTCTATTTTCATCGTCGTCTGCTTCTCCGAATTTGTTTAAAATCGGAAGCATTTTGAAGCAAACCAGGACATTTACTGATGCTGATGTTCTTGGGTATTCTGAGCTGACTCACGACGCCAATCCATTGCATTTTGATGCTGAATGCGCCAAGGATGCTGGTTTCAACGACCGCCTTGTTCCTGGGATGCTTGTTGCTTCCTTGTTTCCCAGGATTATTGCTGCACATTTT CCAGGAGCTATATATGTTTCACAAACCTTGCACTTCAAATTGCCTGTTTATATAGGAGAGGAGATCATTGCTGAAGTACAGGCAACAAGCATTAGACGAATGAAAAACAAGTACAT CGCAAAACTGTCAACAAAATGTATCAAATGCAATGGTCCTCTGGTTATTGATGGTGAAGCAACAGCAATGTTACCATCTCTAGTCATAGAACCACCAAACTTAGCAAGTGCTTCCAGCTAA